One region of Cygnus atratus isolate AKBS03 ecotype Queensland, Australia chromosome 25, CAtr_DNAZoo_HiC_assembly, whole genome shotgun sequence genomic DNA includes:
- the LOC118260896 gene encoding keratin, type I cytoskeletal 14 isoform X6 — translation MSTTTVRQYSSSSSLKGLGGLGGGSSRLSCVRGGGYRAPSVHGGSSSYSVSSRIVSGLGSGYGGSYCSSVGGGLGAAFGGSYGAGFGAGFGAGFGSGFGGGFGGGDGILPAGEKETMQNLNDRLAAYLDKVRALEDANTDLEVKIREWYKKQGPGPDRDYSPYYRTIEELRSKVLVATVDNANILLQIDNARLTADDFRTKFETEQALRLSVEADINGLRRVLDELTLARADLEMQIESLKEELAYLKKNHEEEMNALRGQVGGEISVEMDAAPGIDLTKILADMREQYESLAEKNRRDAEQWFFSKTEELNREVAINTEQLQSGKTEITELRRTIQSLEIDLQSQLSTKAALEGTLADTENRYGTQLAQLQGLITSVEEQLGELRCDMERQNHEYRVLLDVKCRLEQEIATYRRLLEGEDAHMSSHYTSQPVKEAPVTTRQIRTIFEEVQDGKVISSREQITQAAH, via the exons ATGAGCACCACCACTGTCAGGCAgtactcctcctcctcctccctcaaGGGcctggggggcctggggggaggcTCCAGCAGGCTTTCCTGCGTGCGCGGAGGAGGCTACAGAGCCCCCAGCGTCCACGGAGGCTCCAGCAGCTACTCCGTCTCCTCCCGCATCGTCTCGGGGCTGGGCAGCGGCTATGGGGGCAGCTACTGCAGCAGCGTCGGAGGGGGCCTGGGCGCTGCCTTCGGGGGTAGCTACGGGGCCGGCTTCGGGGCCGGCTTCGGGGCCGGCTTTGGAAGCGGCTTCGGAGGCGGCTTTGGCGGTGGCGATGGCATCCTCCCGGCCGGCGAGAAGGAGACGATGCAGAACCTCAACGACCGCCTGGCCGCCTACCTGGACAAGGTGCGTGCCCTGGAGGACGCCAACACCGACCTGGAGGTCAAGATCCGGGAGTGGTACAAGAAGCAGGGACCTGGTCCGGACCGTGACTACAGCCCCTACTACAGGACCATCGAGGAGCTCAGGAGCAAG GTGCTGGTGGCCACAGTCGACAACGCCAACATCCTCCTGCAGATTGACAACGCCAGGCTGACAGCTGACGACTTCAGGACCAA GTTTGAGACGGAGCAGGCTCTGCGCCTGAGCGTGGAGGCCGACATCAACGGCCTGCGCAGAGTCCTGGACGAGCTGACCCTGGCCAGAGCTGACCTGGAGATGCAGATTGAATCGCTGAAGGAGGAGCTGGCCTACCTCAAGAAGAACCACGAGGAG GAAATGAACGCCCTGCGTGGGCAGGTGGGTGGAGAGATCAGCGTGGAGATGGACGCTGCTCCTGGAATCGACCTCACCAAGATCCTGGCCGACATGAGGGAGCAGTACGAGAGCCTGGCCGAGAAGAACCGCAGGGACGCCGAGCAGTGGTTCTTCAGCAAG ACGGAGGAGCTGAACCGCGAGGTGGCCATCAACACGGAGCAGCTCCAGAGCGGCAAGACGGAGATCACGGAGCTGCGACGCACCATCCAGAGCCTGGAGATAGACCTGCAGTCCCAGCTCAGCACG AAAGCGGCGCTGGAGGGCACCTTGGCCGACACAGAGAACCGCTACGGCACCCAgctggcccagctgcaggggctgatCACCAGCGTGGAGGAGCAGCTGGGCGAGCTGCGCTGCGACATGGAGCGCCAGAACCACGAGTACAGGGTCCTGCTGGACGTCAAGTGCCGCCTGGAGCAGGAGATCGCCACGTACCGCCGCCTCCTGGAGGGCGAGGACGCCCA catgTCTTCTCACTACACCTCGCAGCCTGTGAAAGAAG CACCCGTAACTACCCGCCAAATCCGCACGATCTTCGAGGAAGTGCAGGACGGGAAGGTGATTTCCTCCCGCGAGCAGATCACCCAGGCTGCCCACTAA
- the LOC118260896 gene encoding keratin, type I cytoskeletal 14 isoform X5: MSTTTVRQYSSSSSLKGLGGLGGGSSRLSCVRGGGYRAPSVHGGSSSYSVSSRIVSGLGSGYGGSYCSSVGGGLGAAFGGSYGAGFGAGFGAGFGSGFGGGFGGGDGILPAGEKETMQNLNDRLAAYLDKVRALEDANTDLEVKIREWYKKQGPGPDRDYSPYYRTIEELRSKVLVATVDNANILLQIDNARLTADDFRTKFETEQALRLSVEADINGLRRVLDELTLARADLEMQIESLKEELAYLKKNHEEEMNALRGQVGGEISVEMDAAPGIDLTKILADMREQYESLAEKNRRDAEQWFFSKTEELNREVAINTEQLQSGKTEITELRRTIQSLEIDLQSQLSTKAALEGTLADTENRYGTQLAQLQGLITSVEEQLGELRCDMERQNHEYRVLLDVKCRLEQEIATYRRLLEGEDAQCVQFSTVAPVTTRQIRTIFEEVQDGKVISSREQITQAAH, translated from the exons ATGAGCACCACCACTGTCAGGCAgtactcctcctcctcctccctcaaGGGcctggggggcctggggggaggcTCCAGCAGGCTTTCCTGCGTGCGCGGAGGAGGCTACAGAGCCCCCAGCGTCCACGGAGGCTCCAGCAGCTACTCCGTCTCCTCCCGCATCGTCTCGGGGCTGGGCAGCGGCTATGGGGGCAGCTACTGCAGCAGCGTCGGAGGGGGCCTGGGCGCTGCCTTCGGGGGTAGCTACGGGGCCGGCTTCGGGGCCGGCTTCGGGGCCGGCTTTGGAAGCGGCTTCGGAGGCGGCTTTGGCGGTGGCGATGGCATCCTCCCGGCCGGCGAGAAGGAGACGATGCAGAACCTCAACGACCGCCTGGCCGCCTACCTGGACAAGGTGCGTGCCCTGGAGGACGCCAACACCGACCTGGAGGTCAAGATCCGGGAGTGGTACAAGAAGCAGGGACCTGGTCCGGACCGTGACTACAGCCCCTACTACAGGACCATCGAGGAGCTCAGGAGCAAG GTGCTGGTGGCCACAGTCGACAACGCCAACATCCTCCTGCAGATTGACAACGCCAGGCTGACAGCTGACGACTTCAGGACCAA GTTTGAGACGGAGCAGGCTCTGCGCCTGAGCGTGGAGGCCGACATCAACGGCCTGCGCAGAGTCCTGGACGAGCTGACCCTGGCCAGAGCTGACCTGGAGATGCAGATTGAATCGCTGAAGGAGGAGCTGGCCTACCTCAAGAAGAACCACGAGGAG GAAATGAACGCCCTGCGTGGGCAGGTGGGTGGAGAGATCAGCGTGGAGATGGACGCTGCTCCTGGAATCGACCTCACCAAGATCCTGGCCGACATGAGGGAGCAGTACGAGAGCCTGGCCGAGAAGAACCGCAGGGACGCCGAGCAGTGGTTCTTCAGCAAG ACGGAGGAGCTGAACCGCGAGGTGGCCATCAACACGGAGCAGCTCCAGAGCGGCAAGACGGAGATCACGGAGCTGCGACGCACCATCCAGAGCCTGGAGATAGACCTGCAGTCCCAGCTCAGCACG AAAGCGGCGCTGGAGGGCACCTTGGCCGACACAGAGAACCGCTACGGCACCCAgctggcccagctgcaggggctgatCACCAGCGTGGAGGAGCAGCTGGGCGAGCTGCGCTGCGACATGGAGCGCCAGAACCACGAGTACAGGGTCCTGCTGGACGTCAAGTGCCGCCTGGAGCAGGAGATCGCCACGTACCGCCGCCTCCTGGAGGGCGAGGACGCCCAGTGCGTACAG TTCTCCACTGTAGCACCCGTAACTACCCGCCAAATCCGCACGATCTTCGAGGAAGTGCAGGACGGGAAGGTGATTTCCTCCCGCGAGCAGATCACCCAGGCTGCCCACTAA
- the EIF1 gene encoding LOW QUALITY PROTEIN: eukaryotic translation initiation factor 1 (The sequence of the model RefSeq protein was modified relative to this genomic sequence to represent the inferred CDS: deleted 2 bases in 2 codons), with translation MARTGEVTRCGQAPGQDTQQKGAEFTLQGDVSLSKPEVTGMPRHRPRSPARSDRPPPTPAGQPIAAFARRAWVTAREAVYKPAAAKTPLLSSKGGDLLPAGTEDYIHIRIQQSERRKTLTTVQGNRRMITIKETVEGLQKKFLPANGTVIEHPVGEVIKLQGDQRKNICQFLVEIGLAKDDQLKVHGF, from the exons ATGGCCAGGACCGGGGAGGTGACAAGGTGCGGCCAGGCACCTGGGCAGGACACGCAGCAAAAAGGGGCCGAGTTCACCCTACAAGGGGACGTCAGCTTGTCCAAGCCTGAGGTGACAGGCA TGCCGCGGCATCGGCCGCGCTCGCCCGCGCGCAGcgaccgccccccccccactccgGCGGGACAGCCAATCGCCGCCTTCGCTCGACGTGCGTGGGTGACGGCACGGGAGGCGGTATATAAGCCGGCGGCGGCCAAA ACCCCTTTGCTGAGCAGTAAGGGTGGTGACCTGCTTCCTGCCGGCACTGAGGACTACATC CATATAAGGATCCAGCAGTCGGAACGCAGGAAGACCCTCACCACTGTCCAGGGCAATCGCCGGATGATTACGATAAAAGAAACTGTTGAAGGCCTTCAGAAG aaatTTTTGCCTGCGAATGGTACTGTGATCGAACACCCTGTTGGAGAAGTGATT AAGTTGCAAGGTGACCAGCGCAAGAACATATGCCAGTTCCTCGTAGAG attgGACTGGCTAAAGACGACCAGCTGAAAGTCCATGGGTTTTAA
- the LOC118259188 gene encoding gastrin/cholecystokinin-like peptide, protein MKGKVCVGLVLAVVATACLCRPAAEAPGAAGDPRRLPTSLVRRDWPEPLSQEQQHLISRFLPHMFAELRDRKGFVQGDEGAEALHDHFYPDWMDFGRRSSEDPADAS, encoded by the exons ATGAAGGGAAAGGTGTGCGTCGGCCTCGTCCTCGCCGTCGTGGCGACTGCCTGCCTGTGCCGGCCGGCTGCGGAGGCACCGGGTGCCGCAGGGGACCCCCGCCGGCTCCCCACCAGCCTGGTCCGGCGAGACTGGCCCGAGCCCCtgtcccaggagcagcagcacctcaTCTCCCGCTTCCTGCCCCACATGTTCGCAG agctgagagaCCGCAAGGGCTTCGTGCAGGGGGACGAGGGGGCAGAGGCCCTGCACGACCACTTCTACCCCGACTGGATGGACTTCGGTCGCCGGAGCTCCGAAGACCCGGCTGATGCCTCATAA